In Bacillus pumilus, the sequence GAGGCTCTTGGTGAAAAGCTACGGAAGAAAATTGGACTCATCTCTGCAGGTCTTGAAAAGAAGCTGCACAGAGAGGACAATGCATTTGAAATTGTCCTTAGCGGAGCATTTGCTTCTATTGGGCTTTATGAAACACCAACAGATGATATGAGAGAGAAAGCGATTGACCTATTAAAAGCGTTCGGATCATTCAAATATGCCAATCGCACATATGAAACCCTCTCACAAGGAGAGAAACAAAAAGTACTGATTGCAAGGGCTTTAATGAATGATCCGAAGCTGCTGATTTTAGATGAACCTGTGACGGGCCTTGATTTTTTAGCAAGAGAACAAGTGCTGGAGACGGTCTCATTCATTGCATCGAAGCCTGATGCGCCCACTTTGCTTTATACGAACCATCATGCAGAAGAGATCCTGCCGGTTTTTCACCACACCCTATTATTAAAAGAAGGGGCAGTTTTTCATAAAGGGGAGACAAAGCAAATGATGACAAGCGACTTGCTATCTTCCTTCTTTGAATGTCCGGTGGATGTCATGTGGAGAAATGGCCGTCCGCACTTAAGTAAATTGTAGATAAAAGAAACTATTGGTCTGCGTCCCTGCTTTTCCATCATACATATTATAGTAGAAAACGAAAGGCGGGGAAGGAAAGATGATCAGTATTTCTGAATTCCAAATCAAGGATGTCGTCGATGTATCCAGCGGGAAAAAACTAGGCACCATTGGGGACATTGATATTAATGTCACGAGCGGTAAAATACAAGCGATTATCATTGGCGGCACAGGTAAAATGATGGGGTTTTTCGGAAAAGAAGAGGAAATGATCGTCCCATGGCGAAATATAGTAAAAATTGGCGAAGATGTAATACTTGTCCGATTGTCTTCTTAATTCGTATAACTCCTCAATGAATATCTCAATTTTTCCTTAAAACGAGCTCTCCATTCTCAGCAAACAATGTCTTTTTCGGGTAATAAGATTACGTTTTCATATCAATTTGAAAAAAAACCTGTAGAAAGGGCACATTTGAGTGTAATATTTAATGAATCCCACTAACTGTCTATGCATGTCTTGTGGTAAAATAGGAGCGATATAAAGAGAGATGAATGAAAGGTGGGAGGCAGCTTTGACTTACAAATATGACCCCTTTCAGCAGAAATCACCTTATGCATTGACTATTCATGATTGGACGAACATGACATGTTCTGGTAAAGAGGTCTTGGCCGGGTTTTCAACAAAAAATGGCGGCTTCAGTCTTTCTCCATATCAATCAATGAACACT encodes:
- a CDS encoding YlmC/YmxH family sporulation protein → MISISEFQIKDVVDVSSGKKLGTIGDIDINVTSGKIQAIIIGGTGKMMGFFGKEEEMIVPWRNIVKIGEDVILVRLSS
- a CDS encoding ABC transporter ATP-binding protein, yielding MVSLDLKGVSLKRNGKWLLRSVDWQVKKQEHWVLYGLNGAGKTALLNMLCSYYFPTSGEMTVLGHVFGKEALGEKLRKKIGLISAGLEKKLHREDNAFEIVLSGAFASIGLYETPTDDMREKAIDLLKAFGSFKYANRTYETLSQGEKQKVLIARALMNDPKLLILDEPVTGLDFLAREQVLETVSFIASKPDAPTLLYTNHHAEEILPVFHHTLLLKEGAVFHKGETKQMMTSDLLSSFFECPVDVMWRNGRPHLSKL